Proteins co-encoded in one Ruegeria pomeroyi DSS-3 genomic window:
- a CDS encoding glutamate--cysteine ligase — MSIPQSGGGPIERHEQLAEYLASGCKPKSEWRIGTEHEKFGFCKDTLKPLPFEGTRSIVAVLEGLRDRHGWAEMREGGNLIGLQKDGANISLEPGGALELSGAPLETIHETCDEVNTHLREVKDIADEIGVGFIGLGAAPIWTHDQMPLMPKGRYKLMDAYMQKVGTMGTTMMRRTCTVQVNLDFGSEADMVQKLRVAIALQPVATALFANSPFFEGQPNGHKSWRARVWRDLDADRTGMVPFIFDEGFGFESWVQYALDVPMYFVYRDGTYINALGQSFRDFLNGRLPALPGETPTLSDWADHLTTLFPEARIKKYIEMRGADGGPWRRLCALPAFWVGLTYDQSALDAAWDLVKGWDAETRETLRIEASRQGLQARAGNVRMHDLAREVLAISEAGLKARARPGAGGLVPDETHFLNALKDSVESGKVPADELLDHYQGDWNGDLSRIYAQYSY; from the coding sequence ATGTCCATTCCCCAGTCCGGCGGCGGACCGATCGAACGCCACGAACAGCTGGCCGAATACCTCGCCTCGGGCTGCAAGCCCAAATCGGAATGGCGCATCGGCACCGAGCACGAGAAGTTCGGCTTTTGCAAGGATACGCTGAAACCGCTGCCGTTTGAGGGCACCCGCTCGATCGTTGCGGTTCTCGAAGGGTTGCGCGACCGGCACGGCTGGGCCGAAATGCGCGAGGGCGGCAATCTGATCGGCCTGCAAAAGGACGGCGCCAATATCTCGCTGGAACCCGGCGGGGCGCTGGAGCTGAGCGGCGCGCCGCTGGAAACCATCCACGAGACCTGCGACGAGGTGAATACCCATCTGCGCGAGGTCAAGGATATCGCCGACGAGATCGGCGTGGGCTTCATCGGGCTCGGCGCGGCGCCGATCTGGACCCATGACCAGATGCCGCTGATGCCCAAGGGCCGTTACAAGCTGATGGATGCCTATATGCAGAAGGTGGGCACCATGGGCACCACCATGATGCGGCGCACCTGCACGGTTCAGGTCAATCTGGATTTTGGCTCCGAGGCGGACATGGTGCAGAAACTGCGCGTCGCCATTGCCCTGCAACCGGTGGCCACGGCACTGTTTGCCAATTCGCCTTTCTTCGAGGGCCAGCCCAACGGCCACAAGAGCTGGCGTGCCCGGGTCTGGCGCGATCTGGACGCTGACCGCACCGGCATGGTGCCCTTCATTTTTGACGAGGGGTTCGGGTTCGAATCCTGGGTGCAATACGCGCTCGATGTGCCGATGTATTTTGTCTATCGCGACGGGACATATATCAACGCCCTGGGCCAGTCCTTCCGCGATTTCCTGAACGGGCGGCTGCCCGCGCTGCCCGGCGAGACGCCGACACTTTCTGATTGGGCCGATCACCTGACCACCCTGTTCCCCGAGGCGCGGATCAAGAAATACATCGAGATGCGCGGCGCCGATGGTGGCCCATGGCGCAGGCTGTGTGCGCTGCCCGCCTTCTGGGTCGGGCTGACCTACGACCAGTCGGCGCTGGACGCGGCCTGGGACCTGGTCAAGGGCTGGGACGCCGAGACCCGCGAAACGCTGCGCATCGAGGCCAGCCGGCAGGGCCTGCAGGCGCGGGCGGGCAATGTCCGCATGCACGATCTCGCGCGCGAGGTGCTGGCGATCTCCGAGGCCGGGCTGAAGGCGCGCGCGCGCCCCGGCGCGGGTGGCCTGGTTCCCGACGAGACCCACTTCCTGAACGCGCTGAAGGACAGCGTCGAAAGCGGCAAGGTGCCCGCCGACGAGCTGCTGGACCATTATCAGGGCGATTGGAATGGCGACCTGAGCCGCATTTACGCGCAATACAGCTACTGA